Proteins encoded by one window of Anaeromyxobacter diazotrophicus:
- the lepA gene encoding translation elongation factor 4 — MPAENQHIRNFSIIAHIDHGKSTLADRLLEKTGTVTAREAQAQFLDNMELERERGITIKAQTIRMAYRALDGKDYELNLIDTPGHVDFAYEVSRSLAACEGAVLVVDASQGVEAQTLANVYQALDHDLEIIPVINKIDLPSADVEGVRREIEEVIGLDAKEAVPTSAKEGVGIQEILEQIVKKVPPPDGDPAAPLKAIIFDSWYDSYRGVVMLVRVFEGTLAPKQKIQLWSNKREFEVQELGVFAPFSRPVARLIAGEVGVVVANVKDVHDAKVGDTITEVGKPTAEPFPGFKVMKPMVFSGVFPIDAADYDNLRDALTKLRLNDSAFTFEPETSQALGFGFRCGYLGLLHMEIVQERLEREYELALITTAPSVVYRVTDTQGEVTEIDSPAKLPPVQKIAKLEEPILTCHIHGRTDDVGAILKLCQDRRGVQKDLRYIAATRVQITYDIPLAEVVFDFFDKLKSVSRGYASLDYELKGYEEADLVKLDFLLNGEPVDALSVIVHRENSYQRGRELCGRLKEVIPKQMYEVAIQAAIGAKIIARETVKAYRKNVIAKCYGGDISRKRKLLEKQKEGKKRMKQVGSVEIPQEAFLAVLKVED; from the coding sequence ATGCCCGCCGAGAACCAGCACATCCGCAACTTCTCCATCATCGCGCACATCGATCACGGCAAGTCCACGCTCGCCGATCGGCTGCTGGAGAAGACCGGGACCGTCACCGCCCGCGAGGCGCAGGCGCAGTTCCTCGACAACATGGAGCTGGAGCGCGAGCGGGGCATCACCATCAAGGCCCAGACCATCCGGATGGCCTACCGGGCCCTGGACGGCAAGGACTACGAGCTCAACCTCATCGACACCCCCGGGCACGTCGACTTCGCCTACGAGGTCTCGCGCTCGCTGGCCGCGTGCGAGGGGGCGGTGCTGGTGGTCGACGCCAGCCAGGGCGTCGAGGCGCAGACGCTCGCCAACGTCTACCAGGCGCTCGACCACGACCTCGAGATCATCCCGGTCATCAACAAGATCGACCTCCCCAGCGCCGACGTCGAGGGCGTCCGGCGCGAGATCGAGGAGGTGATCGGCCTCGACGCGAAGGAGGCGGTGCCCACCTCGGCCAAGGAGGGCGTCGGGATCCAGGAGATCCTGGAGCAGATCGTGAAGAAGGTGCCGCCGCCGGACGGCGACCCGGCGGCCCCGCTCAAGGCCATCATCTTTGACTCGTGGTACGACTCGTACCGCGGCGTGGTCATGCTGGTGCGCGTGTTCGAGGGCACCCTCGCGCCGAAGCAGAAGATCCAGCTCTGGTCCAACAAGCGCGAGTTCGAGGTCCAGGAGCTGGGCGTCTTCGCCCCCTTCTCGCGCCCGGTGGCGCGCCTCATCGCCGGCGAGGTGGGCGTCGTCGTCGCGAACGTGAAGGACGTCCACGACGCCAAGGTGGGCGACACCATCACCGAGGTGGGCAAGCCCACCGCCGAGCCGTTCCCCGGCTTCAAGGTGATGAAGCCGATGGTCTTCTCGGGCGTCTTCCCCATCGACGCCGCCGACTACGACAACCTCCGGGACGCGCTCACGAAGCTGCGCCTCAACGACTCGGCCTTCACCTTCGAGCCGGAGACCTCCCAGGCGCTCGGGTTCGGCTTCCGCTGCGGGTACCTCGGCCTCCTCCACATGGAGATCGTCCAGGAGCGGCTCGAGCGCGAGTACGAGCTCGCCCTCATCACCACCGCCCCCTCGGTCGTCTACCGGGTCACCGACACGCAGGGCGAGGTGACCGAGATCGACAGCCCGGCCAAGCTGCCGCCGGTGCAGAAGATCGCGAAGCTCGAGGAGCCCATCCTCACCTGCCACATCCACGGCCGCACCGACGACGTGGGCGCCATCCTGAAGCTCTGCCAGGACCGGCGCGGCGTGCAGAAGGACCTGCGCTACATCGCGGCCACCCGCGTCCAGATCACCTACGACATCCCGCTCGCCGAGGTGGTGTTCGACTTCTTCGACAAGCTGAAGAGCGTCTCGCGCGGCTACGCCAGCCTCGACTACGAGCTCAAGGGCTACGAGGAGGCGGACCTCGTCAAGCTCGACTTCCTCCTCAACGGCGAGCCGGTCGACGCGCTCAGCGTCATCGTGCACCGGGAGAACTCCTACCAGCGCGGCCGCGAGCTGTGCGGCCGGCTCAAGGAGGTCATCCCGAAGCAGATGTACGAGGTGGCCATCCAGGCGGCCATCGGCGCCAAGATCATCGCCCGCGAGACGGTGAAGGCCTACCGGAAGAACGTCATCGCGAAGTGCTACGGGGGCGACATCAGCAGAAAGCGCAAGCTGCTCGAGAAGCAGAAGGAGGGCAAGAAGCGCATGAAGCAGGTGGGCTCGGTCGAGATCCCGCAGGAGGCCTTCCTGGCCGTGCTGAAGGTGGAGGATTGA
- a CDS encoding cupredoxin domain-containing protein, producing the protein MRPLALAAAVLLAAPALAADTVQIQVTGRGFEPQQVKAKKGQPTTLVFTRTSDRTCITAVDIPAENVKQLELPLGKPVSVTITPKQKGIEKFHCSAMGMGGGKIVVED; encoded by the coding sequence ATGCGCCCTCTCGCCCTCGCCGCCGCCGTCCTCCTCGCCGCCCCGGCCCTCGCCGCGGACACCGTGCAGATCCAGGTGACCGGCCGCGGGTTCGAGCCGCAGCAGGTGAAGGCGAAGAAGGGGCAGCCGACCACGCTCGTCTTCACCCGCACCTCCGACCGAACCTGCATCACGGCCGTGGACATCCCCGCCGAGAACGTGAAGCAGCTCGAGCTCCCGCTCGGCAAGCCGGTGAGCGTCACCATCACCCCCAAGCAGAAGGGCATCGAGAAGTTCCACTGCTCTGCCATGGGGATGGGGGGAGGGAAGATCGTCGTCGAGGACTGA
- a CDS encoding aspartate carbamoyltransferase catalytic subunit yields the protein MIGKHRHLTGLEPLTREEILSVLELATSMKEVLRRPLKKVPTLRGKAVVNLFFEASTRTRTSFETAAKILSADAINWTSSSSSVTKGETLVDTALNIEAMHPDILVIRHPAGGAPELVAQHVSCAVVSAGDGAHEHPTQGLLDLYTLSEHFCAAGGAPAGAAPDFGVLAGKTIAIVGDVSHSRVARSDLHGLTKLGAKVRVCGPPTMIPQGIEAMGAEVHHQLRPAVEGADAVVMLRIQHERIGDPLIPGTREYSKFWGLNERKAAEWLTPSCAILHPGPINRGVELAPEVADGARSVILDQVENGVAVRMAVLYLLAGGAHEAAEGGARA from the coding sequence GTGATCGGGAAGCACCGCCATCTCACCGGGCTCGAGCCGCTCACCCGGGAGGAGATCCTGTCCGTGCTGGAGCTCGCTACCTCCATGAAGGAGGTGCTGCGCCGGCCGCTCAAGAAGGTCCCGACGCTGCGCGGGAAGGCGGTGGTGAACCTCTTCTTCGAGGCCTCCACCCGCACCCGCACCTCGTTCGAGACCGCCGCCAAGATCCTCTCGGCGGACGCGATCAACTGGACCTCGTCGAGCTCGTCGGTCACGAAGGGCGAGACGCTCGTCGACACCGCCCTCAACATCGAGGCGATGCACCCGGACATCCTGGTCATCCGGCACCCCGCCGGCGGCGCGCCCGAGCTGGTGGCCCAGCACGTCTCCTGCGCGGTGGTCTCGGCCGGCGACGGGGCGCACGAGCACCCGACCCAGGGGCTGCTCGACCTCTACACGCTCTCCGAGCACTTCTGCGCCGCCGGCGGCGCGCCCGCCGGCGCGGCCCCGGACTTCGGGGTGCTGGCGGGCAAGACCATCGCCATCGTGGGCGACGTCTCGCACTCGCGGGTGGCGCGCTCCGACCTGCACGGCCTCACCAAGCTCGGCGCGAAGGTCCGCGTCTGCGGCCCGCCCACCATGATCCCCCAGGGCATCGAGGCCATGGGGGCCGAGGTGCACCACCAGCTCCGGCCGGCGGTCGAGGGGGCGGACGCGGTGGTCATGCTGCGCATCCAGCACGAGCGCATCGGCGACCCGCTCATCCCCGGCACCCGCGAGTACTCCAAGTTCTGGGGCCTCAACGAGCGGAAGGCGGCGGAGTGGCTCACGCCCTCCTGCGCCATCCTCCACCCCGGCCCCATCAACCGCGGCGTCGAGCTCGCCCCCGAGGTGGCCGACGGCGCGCGCTCGGTCATCCTCGACCAGGTGGAGAACGGCGTGGCGGTGCGGATGGCGGTCCTGTACCTCCTCGCCGGCGGCGCGCACGAGGCGGCGGAAGGAGGCGCGCGCGCATGA
- the lepB gene encoding signal peptidase I, whose protein sequence is MSRSAPAPAAGPAVERGEAERFAVATRRFLERRGKRVPERARADALAAADALEAAAASGDPELLAEASARLDLVWRDQLSLAARKGAVRELFESALLALVVALCARTFVVEAFKIPSSSMVPTVEVGDHLLVSKLAYGLRLPFVNRFLLRWSEPRRGDVVVFANPREPGKDYIKRVIGLPGDVVELRDQVVYVNGVPQPRVPVADLTYDEQAEGGGRWWTETCPAWKETLARGRVDSPRSAVAQALADAYAGAARSGEVTHVVAQCRPARLGEREGPFERVAPGHVFVLGDNRDRSADSRAGGGWQVPLANVKGRATVIFWSWGRSGWAPRGGPAGLRVERLFKRIE, encoded by the coding sequence TTGAGCCGCTCCGCGCCGGCGCCCGCGGCGGGGCCGGCCGTCGAGCGCGGCGAGGCGGAGCGCTTCGCCGTGGCCACCCGGCGCTTCCTGGAGCGGCGCGGCAAGCGGGTGCCGGAGCGCGCGCGGGCCGACGCGCTCGCCGCCGCCGACGCGCTGGAGGCCGCGGCCGCCTCCGGCGACCCCGAGCTGCTGGCCGAGGCGAGCGCCCGGCTCGACCTCGTCTGGCGCGACCAGCTCTCCCTGGCGGCGCGGAAGGGCGCGGTGCGCGAGCTCTTCGAGTCGGCGCTGCTGGCGCTGGTGGTGGCGCTCTGCGCCCGGACCTTCGTGGTGGAGGCGTTCAAGATCCCCTCCTCCTCGATGGTGCCGACGGTGGAGGTGGGCGACCACCTCCTCGTCTCGAAGCTCGCCTACGGGCTGCGCCTCCCGTTCGTGAACCGCTTCCTCCTCCGCTGGAGCGAGCCGCGGCGCGGCGACGTGGTGGTGTTCGCGAACCCGCGCGAGCCGGGCAAGGACTACATCAAGCGGGTGATCGGGCTCCCCGGCGACGTGGTGGAGCTGCGCGACCAGGTGGTCTACGTGAACGGCGTGCCGCAGCCGCGCGTCCCCGTCGCCGACCTCACCTACGACGAGCAGGCCGAAGGGGGCGGGCGGTGGTGGACCGAGACCTGCCCCGCCTGGAAGGAGACGCTCGCCCGCGGCCGCGTCGATTCGCCGCGCAGCGCGGTGGCGCAGGCGCTCGCCGACGCCTACGCGGGCGCCGCCCGGAGCGGCGAGGTGACGCACGTCGTGGCGCAGTGCCGCCCCGCCCGGCTGGGGGAGCGGGAGGGCCCGTTCGAGCGGGTGGCCCCCGGGCACGTCTTCGTGCTGGGCGACAACCGCGACCGGTCCGCCGACAGCCGCGCGGGCGGGGGCTGGCAGGTGCCGCTCGCGAACGTCAAGGGCCGCGCGACGGTCATCTTCTGGAGCTGGGGACGCTCGGGCTGGGCGCCCCGGGGCGGCCCCGCCGGCCTGCGGGTCGAGCGGCTTTTCAAACGGATCGAGTAG
- the pyrR gene encoding bifunctional pyr operon transcriptional regulator/uracil phosphoribosyltransferase PyrR, translated as MGAPGRPRRPAGRAAFQTDRVALETPDPHGRPRKVCVMNADGIERALARMAREVVDRARERGGELAVVGIRRGGVHLAKRLRKHVAAVTGAEPPMGTLDIALYRDDLSELAVAPVVGPTDIRFPVTGKTIVLVDDVLYTGRTVRAALDELTDFGRPRRVLLAVLVDRGGRELPIAADVVGVQLEVPDREQVEVRLVEGGAQQDEVLVKPRGHA; from the coding sequence CTGGGCGCCCCGGGGCGGCCCCGCCGGCCTGCGGGTCGAGCGGCTTTTCAAACGGATCGAGTAGCGCTAGAAACGCCTGATCCCCATGGCCGGCCAAGGAAGGTTTGCGTCATGAACGCCGACGGCATCGAGCGCGCGCTGGCGCGCATGGCGCGCGAGGTGGTGGACCGCGCGCGGGAGCGGGGCGGTGAGCTGGCCGTGGTGGGCATCCGCCGCGGCGGCGTCCACCTCGCGAAGCGGCTCCGCAAGCACGTGGCCGCCGTCACCGGGGCCGAGCCGCCCATGGGCACGCTCGACATCGCGCTCTACCGCGACGACCTGTCGGAGCTGGCGGTGGCGCCGGTGGTCGGCCCGACCGACATCCGCTTCCCGGTCACCGGCAAGACCATCGTGCTCGTGGACGACGTCCTCTACACCGGCCGCACGGTGCGGGCGGCGCTCGACGAGCTCACCGACTTCGGCCGGCCACGGCGCGTGCTGCTGGCGGTGCTGGTCGACCGGGGCGGCCGCGAGCTCCCCATCGCCGCCGACGTGGTGGGGGTGCAGCTGGAGGTGCCGGACCGCGAGCAGGTCGAGGTGCGGCTCGTGGAGGGTGGGGCGCAACAGGACGAGGTGCTGGTCAAGCCGAGGGGGCACGCGTGA
- a CDS encoding vitamin B12-dependent ribonucleotide reductase yields MMEREVVGQRRNGKRRTAKKGVAVPRYFSTPGVDPAEELAWELRTAAISGEGGHVIFEQKDVEVPKSWSALATQVVASKYFRGALGSPERERSVRQLVGRVVSTIGRWGRQDGYFASEEDAVSFEAELGHLLYRQKMSFNSPVWFNVGVEEHPQCSACFINAVSDSMDSILKLAHTEGMLFKYGSGTGSNLSKIRSGKEKLSGGGEASGPVSFMRGFDAFAGVIKSGGKTRRAAKMVILDADHPDIEEFVESKASEERKAWALIEAGYDGGFNVRGGAYDSVFFQNANHSVRVTDAFMRAVQADGAWALTARVDGGVVETIQARQLMKKITEAAWLCGDPGIQFDTTVNAWHTCPNTDRINASNPCSEYMFLDDSACNLASLNLMHFRSIDGGFDAEGFKRAVDLTILAQEILVSNARYPTEGIGKNSEAYRPLGLGYANLGALLMASGLPYDSDAGRATAAAITALMTGEAYAMSARIAGHKGPFAGFAQNREPCLAVLAKHAAAVERIDARLAPADLVEAARGAWADARRLGAEHGVRNAQVTVLAPTGTIGFMMDCDTTGIEPDIALVKYKKLVGGGVLKIVNNTVPLALQKLGYAPETIHSILAFIDEAETIEGATGLRAEHLPVFDCAFKPSHGSRTIHYMGHIRMMGAVQPFLSGAISKTVNMPTSATPADIEQAYVESWRLGLKAVAIYRDGCKRSQPLNTAKDKKQEEAVAAPVERLARRRLPDERRAVTHKFSIGGHEGYMTVGMYDDGAPGELFVTMAKEGSVVSGLMDGFATSISMALQYGVPLQVLCDKFSHMRFEPSGFTGNPDIPIAKSITDYIFRWLSLKFLPSEDAQQVEEAKKDLAPGAAPQAPRLAAGASVVALPPVARPPAPGESTMVLQQDAPPCPTCGSITVRNGACYKCMNCGTTTGCS; encoded by the coding sequence ATGATGGAGCGCGAGGTCGTCGGGCAGCGGCGGAACGGGAAGCGGCGCACCGCGAAGAAGGGCGTGGCCGTGCCGCGCTACTTCTCCACGCCCGGGGTGGATCCGGCCGAGGAGCTGGCGTGGGAGCTCCGGACCGCCGCCATCAGCGGCGAGGGCGGCCACGTCATCTTCGAGCAGAAGGACGTCGAGGTGCCGAAGAGCTGGTCGGCGCTCGCCACCCAGGTGGTGGCCTCGAAGTACTTCCGCGGCGCGCTGGGCTCGCCCGAGCGGGAGCGCTCGGTCCGGCAGCTGGTCGGCCGGGTCGTCAGCACCATCGGCCGCTGGGGCCGCCAGGACGGCTACTTCGCCTCCGAGGAGGACGCGGTCTCCTTCGAGGCCGAGCTGGGCCACCTCCTCTACCGGCAGAAGATGTCGTTCAACTCCCCGGTGTGGTTCAACGTCGGGGTGGAGGAGCACCCGCAGTGCAGCGCGTGCTTCATCAACGCCGTGTCCGACTCGATGGACTCGATCCTGAAGCTCGCCCACACCGAGGGCATGCTCTTCAAGTACGGGTCCGGCACCGGCTCGAACCTCTCCAAGATCCGCTCGGGCAAGGAGAAGCTCTCCGGCGGCGGCGAGGCCTCCGGCCCGGTCAGCTTCATGCGCGGGTTCGACGCCTTCGCCGGCGTCATCAAGTCGGGCGGGAAGACCCGGCGCGCGGCCAAGATGGTCATCCTGGACGCCGACCACCCGGACATCGAGGAGTTCGTCGAGTCGAAGGCGAGCGAGGAGCGGAAGGCCTGGGCGCTCATCGAGGCGGGCTACGACGGCGGCTTCAACGTGCGCGGCGGCGCCTACGACTCCGTCTTCTTCCAGAACGCCAACCACTCGGTGCGCGTCACCGACGCCTTCATGCGCGCGGTCCAGGCGGACGGCGCCTGGGCGCTCACCGCCCGCGTCGACGGCGGCGTGGTGGAGACCATCCAGGCGCGCCAGCTCATGAAGAAGATCACCGAGGCGGCCTGGCTCTGCGGCGACCCCGGCATCCAGTTCGACACCACCGTCAACGCCTGGCACACCTGCCCCAACACTGACCGCATCAACGCCTCGAACCCGTGCTCGGAGTACATGTTCCTCGATGACTCCGCGTGCAACCTGGCCTCGCTCAACCTGATGCACTTCAGGTCGATCGACGGCGGGTTCGACGCCGAGGGCTTCAAGCGCGCGGTCGACCTCACCATCCTGGCGCAGGAGATCCTGGTCTCGAACGCGCGCTACCCCACCGAGGGCATCGGCAAGAACAGCGAGGCGTACCGGCCGCTCGGCCTCGGCTACGCCAACCTGGGCGCGCTGCTCATGGCGAGCGGCCTCCCGTACGACTCCGACGCCGGCCGCGCCACCGCCGCCGCCATCACCGCGCTCATGACCGGCGAGGCCTACGCCATGAGCGCCCGCATCGCCGGCCACAAGGGGCCGTTCGCGGGCTTCGCCCAGAACCGCGAGCCGTGCCTGGCCGTCCTCGCCAAGCACGCCGCGGCGGTCGAGCGCATCGACGCGCGGCTCGCCCCGGCGGATCTGGTCGAGGCCGCCCGCGGCGCCTGGGCCGACGCGCGCCGGCTGGGCGCCGAGCACGGTGTGCGCAACGCCCAGGTGACGGTGCTCGCCCCCACCGGCACCATCGGCTTCATGATGGACTGCGACACGACCGGCATCGAGCCCGACATCGCGCTCGTGAAGTACAAGAAGCTGGTCGGCGGCGGCGTGCTCAAGATCGTGAACAACACGGTCCCGCTCGCGCTGCAGAAGCTCGGCTACGCCCCCGAGACCATCCACTCCATCCTCGCCTTCATCGACGAGGCCGAGACGATCGAGGGCGCCACCGGGCTCCGGGCCGAGCACCTGCCGGTGTTCGACTGCGCCTTCAAGCCCTCCCACGGCTCGCGGACCATCCACTACATGGGCCACATCCGGATGATGGGCGCGGTGCAGCCCTTCCTCTCCGGCGCCATCTCGAAGACGGTCAACATGCCCACCTCCGCCACCCCGGCGGACATCGAGCAGGCCTACGTCGAGTCGTGGCGGCTCGGGCTCAAGGCGGTCGCCATCTACCGCGACGGCTGCAAGCGCAGCCAGCCGCTCAACACCGCCAAGGACAAGAAGCAGGAGGAGGCGGTGGCGGCCCCGGTGGAGCGCCTCGCCCGCCGGCGGCTGCCCGACGAGCGCCGCGCCGTGACGCACAAGTTCTCCATCGGCGGCCACGAGGGCTACATGACCGTCGGCATGTACGACGACGGCGCGCCGGGCGAGCTCTTCGTCACCATGGCCAAGGAGGGCTCGGTGGTCTCGGGCCTCATGGACGGGTTCGCCACCTCCATCTCGATGGCGCTGCAGTACGGGGTGCCGCTGCAGGTGCTGTGCGACAAGTTCAGCCACATGCGGTTCGAGCCGTCGGGCTTCACCGGGAACCCGGACATCCCGATCGCGAAGTCCATCACCGACTACATCTTCCGGTGGCTGTCCCTGAAGTTCCTGCCGAGCGAGGACGCCCAGCAGGTCGAGGAGGCGAAGAAGGACCTCGCGCCCGGGGCGGCGCCCCAGGCGCCCCGGCTCGCGGCCGGCGCCTCGGTGGTGGCCTTGCCGCCGGTGGCCCGGCCGCCAGCTCCTGGCGAGAGCACGATGGTGCTCCAGCAGGACGCGCCGCCGTGCCCGACCTGCGGCAGCATCACCGTCCGCAACGGCGCCTGCTACAAGTGCATGAACTGCGGCACCACCACGGGCTGCAGCTAG